Below is a window of Musa acuminata AAA Group cultivar baxijiao chromosome BXJ3-11, Cavendish_Baxijiao_AAA, whole genome shotgun sequence DNA.
TAACAGGGAACATGTGGCAGGCACACTCGACCTCCACGTGTGCACAGCAAGTCCACAAACCATATTAGAAACTTTTAATGATTAGCACTGTCACATGTGAATGATCATGATTTAGGACGATCTTCTAATTAGTTACTCAAATTACCTAATTTTCTACCACACTTATTAGTGGATGCGGTGGTGGACTATTGTGGGTTCCACTTGGGCTCAATCTGTAGTGGAACAGAGGGTGCGCATAAAATCTTTACGCAGTGGAACCCTCTTCTGTTGCACCAATAACATGATGCCACGTGTAACAATATTGATTTGTGGAACCCAATAACTCCTCTCCTCCAAAAGCCGGCTTCTTCCGATTTTTATTAAAAAAGGTTATTCCACGACTGAAGATCCTTGCAAATGTACCTGTTTTATTTTTGCCTTAAAAAGCTGGGCCCGAATACTGAGTAGATACAGCGATCTATGATAATAGATTGAcgaaaacataaaaatattatttgtagGTCCATTTTAATCAATATAATTTTGATCATAGACCTATTAAGTTTTTATTATTAGAGTCTTCTTACATCACATGTTAacttataataaactattaatataataatatatataatttaatttttaaaaaaattaataatagatAGATTTAAAACATAGACCAGTCACCTGATCAATTTCCTTCAAAATGAGTCTTTCCACGATCTGACGGGCGACACGCTAGCCTTGCCTCGACATTTGTCATAGAGGCACAAGTCTCTTAGCACCTACGATGGTCGAAAAGTCCACAATGGAGAGCCAATCCTCCGGGCCTAAAGAGGAAACCACCAATCGCATTACGCGCTTCAACATTCGAAACTTCTCCCCTATCATGCCTTGGCTCATGTCTAACATCATCACCAGATCAATCGGGGTATAGAGAGGGGCGAAGGATCCTATCAGTAATGCTTTCACCTTCAGAGCCACCACATAACTTTGGTTTCTTTGCTCTTTCGACAGCAGGGCCGCCTGCGACATCACGCTCACAATGACGCATCAGCCTTGGACCTTGGTGTCGGCCACAAAGGACTCCTCCATTAGTACAGTTAGTAGATCAGGCACGAGGGGCCACAAGGAGCCCACAGAACAAGTCCTCTTGTTCCATGTCCTCCGTCCCCTTGTCGTCATCATAAGGTTCATCATCCTTGTCCTCGTTAGATACTTATGGCATAGGATTGAACCACACAACTCCTCTCTAGTTGGGCTACAACAAAAGCAGCAATAGCTCGTCAACCTTAGTAACAACAGTAGCGATGACGACGACAATTACTCTGTTCTCCCCCAAACCGTTGTTCCCCACTTTTACTAGTGTTCCGGTTGTCATCATTAGTAGTTCTCATATTCAGGTTCTACTTCTCCATTTCTCTCATCACCCTTGTTCAACAGCGAGTGCATTATCTTCTTGGCAACAGAACACGAAAAGGAAGGGCACATGGCGTTAAAAAGTGGAGCAAACAGGACAGACAAGGTTGGCGTGGATCTTAACATGGGCGACAATATAGGAAAAGTGTAAAGTATGGGAGCACACCGTCATGAAAATTAATTAGCTCCTCTTCACAAGGTTGATTAGGCAACCGATCTACATTTTCaaatcaatatattattttttaaacttaaattatatattattatatcaatattttattatgaatcaaataaatttaaatatttattaatttaaacttaatgaaaaaaattatatattatatattttaaaatataaaattttatacacGAGCAACCTATAAACACTTAAAAAGACCGGTGGTGAGCATGACACTTCCAATTGCCCTTTATTACTTCTCTGTCATCTGCGTCGCTTGCTGTTTCGGCGATCCCATCACTAATATGGCCGCCGTCAGGGTTCTCCTCCGCGAGGATACGCCGTCGCGCGCGGCCTCCTCCCTGCCCACGGGCCGCCGGTCACCGCGGCTGCCCACTCCTCCCAGACCGACTCGGCGGCGGCCGCGTCTAAGCCTAAGCTTACCAAGACCTTCTCCATCTACCGATGTACGAGTGTATTCTTTGCGCCTGCTGCTGGACCTCCTGCCCTAGCTGTTGGTGGAATCCTGAGGCCTATCTTGGGCCAGTTGCCCTCCTTCATGCCCATAGGTATAACTTCTCGATTCATTTGAATTCTTTTTACATTGTTTGGTATAGCTTTGTTGATTCAAGTTTGCTGCTTGCTGATTGGTCTGTGACTGATTTCATTGTGAAATGAATGAACTTTTGTTGTTTGGTATCATGTTATCATTATGTTGAGGAATAATGTTCGGCCTACCATCATGGGGTTGGAATGTCGATGATCattatgaatttattttttcttttttgtgtccTTGAGGTGGAAAGAGAAGAGTGGAATTTATAATTTTTCCAACTTAAGAGTTGATCTCTAGAGATCCATTTACTAGATGATATcatatgtaatcacatcaaatatttaagttaggaattgattttctttccttacttgttattataatttaaggaaatcttaatttaCTTCCTTatatgttgatatgaattaaggaaataactagtaagtatttcaaatatgatgatatcatatttggtagtatattaaataaaaataatttataaatacgaaaattaaaaatttatttcccttaatagaggctcgcctcctcctatttaaaggggagggatctctctccttcgttcctcacctagtcgagcctggcagcgggaggaacgaggagttacaccctgttaacaagagaacgaggagttacaccctattgacaagaggtaggtttccctacctttcttaaaagttttagcttttattttgattctttaaatgttgaaagttttatagtttgaaaaatgtgtatcaattctttaaatgtcaattttttttgtattaaagtaatcagttaaagttttcaaaatattctttgacccatgattaaggtttttattgtagaattaaatatgttaaaaaggtatatgttttatatgatatattttctgtattacagtttatctttaatcttatctggattaaaatcttgttagactagaatatgttatctaaaatccctttttttgatattctttgatctgaaatttaaaatatattattctgaatgatttaaaatatgactagaatatgttgaaattttatgtgttgaaaacatgatttttatttgaatttagaaagctatttccttgtgttaaaacttatctcttagtccctcttttaatgtcttatgatttctagtcaaattgagaatgttatttctttgtattaaagcttttctcctcatctatcttttaatgcattattatgttttcatttatgttgttaatgggtatatgctatgactagtccatgggccagggctgggccagttttatgtaatgcatgctcaattatgtataatgcacatgaccagtagatggactggctcaatctagcccaatattattgttgaacttgagcccaaatattgattgaattaaactagacttgattagtctagatcaattcagggtgattccgaattgattgacttattcaagttagtttaacctaaattgaacttaatctagtctaaattatactagtctagggtggttccagaccagttaaataaggattagagatcagttcagttaggctctagtaaatcgagttcaattcaatcgattaaactagagttcaagtcaattgagggttaatttatattatttgatattgatgatttttgaaagagatgttttaaatatgttatttcatcccgaaatggatatgaccagtgtgagattatattcctgccgagagcaggtagggcgattcccttcggggattagcgagccgtcagacgtggcggctggacggttcctccatccgctgttgggaggaacgtgtccccactttggcgggtgtgggacaccactccatccgctgttgggagtgtgatatgagtttgcctccatccgctgttgggagaacacaaactcatcccgtaggataaagcctctccatccgctgttgggggagtgcttcttcgggtacttgatatacgccaatgggatgattgattgaattttgatcatgtatttattttgatttgacttttggggttcctactcagcattgctgaattttctttgtttttaattttcagagcagcctccctctagtactaaatcggattccagtggagagcaaaccttcctctaccgctaggtagagccacttggatgactcttgaagttaacttttctatttgtaatttgatgaataaataaattgtaataaatggttatagatgatgaataaagtgatgtttatttatttggcctgtgtgaaaaaaaaaaaaaaaaattcaggatgtgacatcATATGTAAGCGAACATTAAAAAAAAGGCCAAATTTTGATTTCAAAatgaccaatatatatatatatatatatatatatatatatatatatatatatatatatatatattcaactaaTCATGCAGGAGATTGAATGTGCACTTGGTGTAGGGTTTTGAATAGGTTCTCTCTGTTAGAGCGTGGGATCTTCAGGATTGTTttgaatgatctttataatgcttTATCACAATACATTTTCATTGGTGTCATGTTTTGATTGACCATTATTCTTATGGTTGTTGGTTCCCCACCCACGTCACACACACCACTTTGCTAATTGAAATTTCTTAAATTACGtacatttttaattatatttatttagtaATTGTCTACTTTCTTGTTTTAATTTTGTGTTGACTATACTTtatgtatttttaaaatattaaatatagatATAATTATAATAGTTGATGTATCATATGAGAGACTTGATGCTTAACACTATGATAGATCCATAACTGAGGCATTGGATAACTCACCACTATCACATGTGTCATGTGGTAACAATCATATTAATATCATCATTCTTAACatcaattattatttaaattttaaaattattaattatttttaaattttataatataattttaaataaaaaatttaaatttattaaatcataaaatatgaGGTGTCTATTCCTTTAAAACCCTTAATTGACTTGAACAATAACTCAAATGATCTGATTGAgttgaaccaaataggttttcaACTATATCCAAATTGAAACGACATCAAATTAACTTAAAACTGATCCAGAATCACCCCAAACAAATCTAATTGAATTTGAATTGGTCCAGTTTGgattatatatatttgaattgGACAGAATTGGTTCAGTACATCCTGAACCAGTCTAAACTGATCAAACCAACAAAAGGGCCATCAGCTGGGCTGCTAAGGGGGGCACAAGCACTAGCCCATGTGGACCATGGGCCCAGTTCAAATCTGGGTTAAAACAGGGTTAGGTTGGGTTGCAAAGGCACAAACCAGGCCCAAATCATAGGGTCGGGCTCTGGACTGGTGTGCATGTGCAATCACATAGCCAACATGTGCACATACATAAGTGTTCCCTAAACATGTAATGCATCTAATcataacaaaataaataaataaataaataaaaagatagatAAATAAAGCCCACGACATAGCTAACCAGGCCCTAAGCATCCCCTTTGTTCGTGATTTGTTAGCTTATTATAAAATGTTTGACTCACCTCACACGGCTAAAGAATCCCCAAGATAAAGAAACATCACAAGTGTCTGATCTAATCAAAGCATTTTTCTATGCATGTGATGTGTATGCTTAGGATAAAAAGCATATGTCAAATGCAATCAATGCGTCTCTTTTACACGTGATACATTTTCTTAGGATAAAGAAGCATCTGAAGCTCCCGAGGCAACCAAAGTGTCTTCTTAGTATGTGATATATTCGTCTAGGAAAGAAAAAACATATGAAATGCTTGATCCAACTGACTATGCCTAAAGCTTCCTCGTTGCATGTGATGTGTTTCCCTAGGATAAAAAACTTTAAAGTGCTTGACATGACCTAAGCATTCCCTTTACTTATGATGCATCCATCTAGGATAAGAAAACATACGTAGGGTCCAACTCAATAGAAACATCTCATTTGTATTTGATGCTTCCATTGTAGATAGAAAATCATCTAAAACATCTAATATAATCATATCATCCACTTGCATTTGATGCATCTGCCCAGtataaaaaaagtatttaaaatgtTTAACATTGTCAACCAAACCCAAAGTATCCCATTTGCACGTGATACATTCACAAAAAATTCTAAAGTATTCTACATGGCCATAGTGTGTCATTTGTGAGTGATGCATTtgccgtaaaaaaaaaaaagcttccaaAGTGCTCAATGTGGTCGGTTAGCTTGAAAGCATCACTTTTGGACATGATACTTttatataagataaaaaaaaagctcAATGTGACCAAAGTGTCAACTTtgcatatcaaaaaaatatttaaatcatctaATGCAACTAAAGTATCCCCATTGCACATGATATTTTTGTTTAAGATAAAAAAGTAAGCAAGGTGTCTATCATGATCAAAACATCCTTTTTGTGCATGATGTGTGCGCCTCAGTTAAAGAAGTATCTAGAACATCTTATGCAATCATAATGTCCTCTATATACTTGATGCATCCACCTAAGACAAAGAAGTATCTAAAGCCTCCGATACAATCAAAGTATCCCTTTGTGCGCGATGCGTTTactcaagacaaaaaaaaatttaaagaatatGACATGATCAAAGTGTCACCTTAGATGTGATCAAAGTATCATCTTTTGTGCAAGATACATCCACTTAGAAGAAACAAGACATCATAGCTCCCAACATGACAAAAGCATCCCATTTGTGAGTTGTGTTTGCCCTAGACAAAAAAACATCTGAACCACCTAATGCTAATAAAACATTTCATGACTTTTGAGTTTCACAACCAAAACATCCCCTTCTACTTTCTACATTAGCCTAGTACAAGATATAATACCACCTAATCATCTTAGAATATAGATAATAGATCCCAAAATGTATACTATGCTCTATGACATATAAGCTTATAACCAAGCACGGATAGAGGACAAATAATATGGCTATTATATTTAACCAATTTTGACATAATATATGGAGTCTAATCAATACTTGCTGTATGTGCCACATCAGATTTTCAAATAGCCTAATGGATATGCTATATTAGCACATCATCTAAAGAGAATAAGTTACTATATAAGGCAGCTTCTATAGGGTTGTCGATTTTGTGTCAGAGTTGACTTGGATACAAGAAAACTATAAATATAAAGGGAGGGAGGGCTGCGAATCCTCATCTTTTCCACACTATGGCTGACTGGTCCAATCTTCACTTGGATGTCCTAAACCTCATCTTTTCTGAGCTCTCCTTACCCGACCTCCTTCGCTGTACTGTTGTATGTGCCGCATGGTTACGCGCTATCCACGATCTTCGTCGATGCTGCCCCAAGCTTCACCACCAGAGCCCTTGGCTCGCATTCTGTGGTAGTGGTGGCAACAAAGGTAGTGCCTCTGATGACCCTTTCGCTGCCCACTTCTTTAGCCTCTCAGAGCAGAAGGTTTACACCATCCCCCTCCCACGACCTCCGATCCGTTATCGTCTCTTCGTGGGTTCCTCCCATGGGTGGCTGATCACCATCGACAAACAGTTACAGATACAACTATTGAACCCCATCAATGGTGCACAGGTCAACTTCCCTTCCATCCTcacctatgatcacattgggcacATCCTCGACCCGTGGGGGCGCATCAGAAGCCACGCCTATAACATCTATTATGACCAACAACCTGTGGAGGATCTTCCTAGGCTCAACTTCAAGGCCATGCTATCATCGGACCCCTCACGAGGAGACTACATTGTAACACTCATCCACTACCCCTATGGGGGCATCTCCTTTGCTAGGTCTAGTGACAACAAGTGGACGACGATGTCGTTGCCTGGTCTCTACGAGGATGCCATCTTCTATAGGGATCAACTCTATGCGACATTTGATGGAAGGGTAGACATTTGGGACGACCTCGATCAAGAGTGGAAGACGGTGGTGCCTGAGCCAGAGTTGGTTGATATTTACCCCTTCTACTTTCCATTTTGGTTATTGGTTCAGACTCCCTCATGTGATCTCCTCCATGTTCGAGGGAAGAAAGTCTTAATGGAGGAGCACAATGATGATACTGAAACTCTATTTATGATAGTTTATAGATTGGATATTCATAATGGCACCTCCTTACAGGTCAACGTCTCATCTACATATCTCTTTATTtcgattatatatgtatatatgcatatatgtatatgtatatatgtatatgtgtatatatgtatgcacacacacacacacacattaggATTCCTTATTTTCCTTAGACCCTTGCTTTAGGTATCCCAAATGCTTTCCAATTCTAACCATCTCAAAATATTCTctatctataaataaataaacttattttttttatctactttTGTGACTCCTAAATAAAGAATACTTTTACTTCACACTTTTACTCGTCTTTGTTGCTCATCCTTGTTAAATctcataccacttgttaggaacgaaaaaaataaaacaaaagctTCTCACCTGATAAAACTTAATTATTCATCACGTGAGATCAATTGCAAAATAGTTGACTTATCCTCTCTCAAATATAAAAAGTTTACACATCATCTCATATAAAGAATTTACATGTTTTATCTTACcctctctagaaacatagagaacACTTTCTTTGGGCAGTCTAGAGAGAAACCTAAGAGCATGCAAGTATTCCTCAAATCTTGTTCTTTGGACACTCTAGAGAGAAACCCAAGGGCACCCAAGTATTCCTCACATCTTGTTTTCCATATGTCAAAACTTAGATATACAAGTAATATTTATAAAGGAAGCAAGTCCTATTTTTTAGGAATTCCTTATTCTCCTAGGAAACttggataaaaaaaattgaaattaatTATTAATTCCAGCAATATATTTAGAGAGTCATCTCCTATCATCTTAAATTTTTAGAATCATTGAATCTATTACCCTTGCAGGTTGAACTTTGTATGTAATTTCATGAAACTTTAGGAATGGTTGGTCATCTAATTAAAATGTTTATCATGCTAGACTTTGGACCTTTCTGATATCAAAATTGATTATTTTGATAAAACAGGTGAAGAATTTGGGAGAATATGCGctctttttatgcaacaaccaatCTCTTTGTCTCTCTTGTAAAGACTTTCTTGAGTTGACACCAAACCGCATCTATTTCACTAATGACTTTTGGTGGTGGAATAATCACCATAGAGAGAAATGCCGGGATGTAATCGTCTATGACTTGGAGAGCGATACCTTCTCATATATTTTGCACTCTGATGCTCGTCTAAACATGCCACCTCCTATTTGGAACACTCCCAGTCCTCTACTCAGTGACTGATAGGTGAGTCAAATATGTCATTCAATTTCATTtagtttagaggttttgtaatagTATCCACTTTTATCATTATACAATTTGTTACCTCATTTATTTTAGTACAAATTTTGTAAAGGATAATGCACACTTTTTTTTCTGTAGTCTTGATGCTCATTTAGTTTCTTTATTTTGGATGTATGCTTGATGTCATAATGTAAGCAATCAACTGCTATGGGGTTTTTCACCTATTTCTCATCTTAGTTTTGGatatacattttattttattcttgatTGGTTTAAGGTATTTTATAGGAATTAGTTAGGTCGAATTGAAACTCAATTTCATACCATAGCGAGTCTCAATGTTTTATAGTTTTTGCCTTCACAAAGATCAAACAATCTGGTATCAAGTTTGCATCCATAATCTTCTTTCTCGAAGGAAACATATTTATGAACACCACATGCAGATATGGGTCTAACAATAGTTGAACAACATTGAAAATACATGTAATGCAAATGACATCTTAAATTTTTCTAATTGGTTTATGTCATTCACTGTTCTTTTATTCATTTTGAGGAATGATAATGtgtaccagtgatttaaaaagcgctaggcgccaaaaggcgccaaggtccacaaacgcccgaggcgctaggcgctcgcccaagcgctcgcccgagcgaagcgaggcgctaaattataaaaatatataatataattataaaaatataatataattatttaaaattatctaaattataaaaatatataatataattataacaataattttaaataaataaaattaataatattaaaatcaaaataatataatattaatctattaacagaaaattaatcatttcaaaattcaaataaacttaatattaagagtatactaagcctaatggagaaacgaggaagcagcggcgagcgacggcggcggcggtagcggcagcgggaggcctcgagggaggcgcgagcagcgggaaggctcgcgggagggctcgcaggaggcgagagggctcgcgggaggcgcgagcagcgggagggctcgcgggaggcgtgagcagcgggagggctcgagggaggcgcgagcagcgggaaggctcgcgggagggctcgcaggagacgcgagcagcgagggctcgcgggaggcgcgagcagcgggagggctcgcgggagacgcgagcagcgacagcggcgagcgacggcagcgggagcagcggcagcgagcgacgagatcgcgatcgggatcgagagcggcagcgacagcaggttagtgttgggttagggttagggttagggttggggttatatcggtttagttggttcgattgaaccaactgacaaccgaaccaggaccgaaccagacctaaaattctggttcggtcgccttggtttacccaggcgctcgcccgaagcgcccagcgcctgggctcgggcgagcgcctgtttgaagcgcgccgcctgggacattagcgaggcgctcgggcctcgcctcgcctcgccttgcccgagcgcctaggcgagcgcccgagcgccttttgcaatcactgatgtGTACCACGAGTTATATTAGAACTAAACCCAAATAACGAAGCACACGGGTCATGCATTGCGTGTAAGAACACACATCTGCCTCGTGCATGGAGCAACCCATCCTCCATCTATTAATTTTTAACCATACAAAATTACCTTTTTAACCCTATTTTAGAGTCATTTTCTGCACCTGATAGCACATGCGGTATTTTCGTCATCAGAATCGATGGTGTGAGGAGAAACggggttaaatatttcactttcgtaagtatagggaccccaatgtaacttttgaaagtatagagACCGGAATTTTAAGGATAGCTAACTATtggggataatctataattagcccttaTTATGTTGAGGAGTAATGTTTGGCCTACCATCATGGGGTTGGAAGGTTGATGATCATTATGAATTTGTTTTTTCGTCTTTGTGTACCTGTTGTGGAAAGAGAAGATTGGAGTTTATAATTTTTCCAACTTAAGAGTTGATCTCTAGAGATCCGTTTACTAGATGATATCATATGTAGGTGGACGTAAAAAAAAAGGCTAAAATTTGATGTCAAAATGACcattattattgtttttttctGCTAATCATGCCTCCTGCATGGATTCAATGTGCACTTGTTGTAGGGTTTTGAATAGGTTCTCTCTGTTAGAGTGTGGGATCTTCCTGATTGTTTTGAATGATCTTTATTATGCTTTGTCATTGGTGTcatgttttattttaattcttcagTTTATTGCTAATTGTATGACTAGGGGCCTCACTTTTTTTCATATTCTGCCTTCAGTATTAGAAATTCTAAAGTTTGGGAGGTTGTTTTTTTCCTCACGTTTTATTCACATAAATTAACTTGTCTCCGCGTTTTTCTTTGTATGTATATGAGTATTGTCTATTGTGATTAAACCTGGTGGGTTATAAAATTTTTGGTAGGAATTTGCATTCCAATCAAGGTTTAAGAAGATTAGACAAGCAtgcgagattcatatttttgataTTATCTAATATTAGCTCTCTTTATGAGGATCTTCTGAGAGATAACAAGAGATGATATTTGAGGATTCTTTTATAAGCTaacaatttatgaaaaatctCTTAACTAACAAAAAAACTATTTTGGTTTAATgtggatgttttttatgcaaCTGAACAATTTCTTATATTACATGTTGTCATGACGTCTGACATGGAGGCGATGTGGTTGTGAAGCCAATCATGCCTTTCTGTCTCCTATTCAGTAAAGAGCAAGTTTGGGTTATACACCATAGTTAGAATGATTCTGCAGACATGGGATTCTGATGCTATTCTTGCTGGGTTTGGGTTAAAGGTGAGTTAAGTTAGGGTGAAATTTACATTTAAATTGGGAAACAAGAGACTTTTTTAGAGGACTTCCTTTTTTAAGGCTTCTCATTTGAATTAGCAAAAGTTAAGCTATAAGGCTACTGGGGCTCAAAGGAATCGGACATGGAatgaaaataaacaaataaagaataaTACTAGATGTAAACATGCCTGATTCATAGGAAAAAGAAGTCAATCATAAAAAGAAGTTTTGGTTGAAGTAAATCCTCCCAACGTTGTTTTGGTTGGTTCTAGAAGTTGCTTCCCTTGTCGTCAATGTAGTAGGAAACATTGCTCTCCACTGACACCAAATGTTTAGCAGTTTGGGAAGGTAAATGAAGATATTGATCATCAAGGGCATTGAGTGGATTGTTGATGTGTTACTTGTAGACTGGTAAATATAAGTAGAAAGACAAGTTAAATATTGTAATGGCTTTGAAAAGCAGGATGTAGTATAGGGTTTATATAAAGGTGTAAAAGATAGGAAATGGGTGCTTATCTTGGAGTCACTCAAAATCCAG
It encodes the following:
- the LOC135652273 gene encoding putative F-box protein At2g33190 — protein: MADWSNLHLDVLNLIFSELSLPDLLRCTVVCAAWLRAIHDLRRCCPKLHHQSPWLAFCGSGGNKGSASDDPFAAHFFSLSEQKVYTIPLPRPPIRYRLFVGSSHGWLITIDKQLQIQLLNPINGAQVNFPSILTYDHIGHILDPWGRIRSHAYNIYYDQQPVEDLPRLNFKAMLSSDPSRGDYIVTLIHYPYGGISFARSSDNKWTTMSLPGLYEDAIFYRDQLYATFDGRVDIWDDLDQEWKTVVPEPELVDIYPFYFPFWLLVQTPSCDLLHVRGKKVLMEEHNDDTETLFMIVYRLDIHNGTSLQVNVSSTYLFISIIYVYMHIC